Proteins from a genomic interval of Nostoc sp. TCL240-02:
- a CDS encoding glucokinase: MTLLLAGDIGGTKTILQLVETSDSPGLHTIYQESYHSADFPDLVPIVQQFLVKANTPIPEKACFAIAGPIVKNTAKLTNLVWFLDTERLQEELGIPHISLINDFAAVGYGISGLQKQDLLTLQVGKSADDAPIGIIGAGTGLGQGFLIKQGNDYQVFPSEGGHADFAPRNEIEFQLLRYLLGKHDIQRLSVERVVSGMGIVAIYQFLRDRKFATESPDIAQVVRTWEQEAGQEEKSVDPGAVIGTAALEGRDRLCEQTLQLFIEAYGAEAGNLALKLLPYGGLYIAGGIAPKILPLIQNNGFLLNFTQKGRMRRLLEEIPVYVILNPQVGLIGAALCAARL; this comes from the coding sequence ATGACTTTATTACTAGCAGGAGACATCGGCGGTACGAAGACTATTCTGCAATTGGTTGAAACGTCAGATTCACCAGGTTTACATACTATTTATCAGGAAAGTTACCACAGTGCCGACTTTCCTGATTTAGTACCCATAGTGCAGCAGTTTTTGGTCAAAGCTAATACACCAATACCAGAAAAGGCGTGTTTTGCGATCGCAGGGCCTATTGTCAAAAATACTGCCAAACTAACCAATTTAGTTTGGTTCCTGGATACCGAACGTCTACAAGAAGAATTGGGTATCCCGCATATTTCTCTGATTAACGACTTCGCCGCCGTTGGCTATGGCATTTCAGGTTTACAAAAACAAGACTTGCTGACGTTGCAAGTTGGCAAATCCGCAGACGATGCCCCCATTGGAATTATTGGTGCTGGTACTGGTTTAGGACAAGGATTTTTAATTAAACAGGGAAACGACTATCAAGTTTTTCCTTCAGAAGGTGGACACGCTGACTTTGCCCCTCGGAACGAGATCGAGTTTCAACTGTTGAGATACCTGCTGGGTAAACATGATATCCAGCGCCTTTCTGTAGAACGGGTGGTTTCTGGAATGGGGATTGTGGCAATTTATCAATTTTTGCGCGATCGCAAATTTGCGACTGAATCACCAGATATTGCCCAAGTCGTCAGAACTTGGGAACAAGAAGCCGGACAAGAAGAGAAAAGTGTCGATCCCGGTGCTGTTATTGGTACAGCCGCGCTAGAAGGACGCGATCGCCTTTGCGAACAAACCTTGCAGTTATTTATAGAGGCTTATGGTGCAGAAGCCGGCAATCTCGCCCTTAAACTTTTGCCTTATGGTGGCTTATACATTGCTGGTGGGATTGCGCCCAAAATTCTCCCTTTAATCCAAAATAACGGTTTCTTGTTAAACTTCACCCAAAAAGGCAGGATGCGCCGCCTTCTCGAAGAGATACCCGTGTATGTTATTCTCAACCCGCAAGTGGGGCTAATAGGTGCTGCTTTATGTGCTGCTAGGTTATAA
- a CDS encoding alpha/beta hydrolase — protein sequence MFFKPQIVFSWLVLLLSFTSLFLSSWILLPPPNMSLLTLAVGAPEVSPWLLLLNLFSLLLSFFCIRRYKIRRLASIFSSIGLLLCAWVLVNIPLTQMQMDKAMKQGLGTDYLEKIPVQVRAKMQTHPFDLVNSFRGIALGKIRYQKDILFASPVGVPLKMEVYQPPQVGKYPAVIVIYGGAWQYGNPHANSEFNQYIAHQGYTVFAIDYRHAPKYQFPAQLDDVRTALNFIRKNAASYEADPERIVLIGRSAGAHLAMLAAYQPDAPPIRAVVNYYGPVNLPGGYKTPPFPDPINTRAVLKAFLGGSLEELPNQYQIASPINYLTHPLPPTLLIYGSRDHLVEARFGRQMYERLHDSGNTAVFIQIPWAEHAFDAVFNGVSNQLALYHTERFLAWALFKQ from the coding sequence ATGTTTTTTAAACCCCAAATAGTTTTTTCATGGCTTGTATTATTATTAAGTTTTACAAGTCTATTTCTTAGTTCTTGGATTCTTCTTCCACCTCCAAATATGTCTTTACTCACGCTAGCGGTGGGAGCGCCAGAAGTCAGTCCTTGGTTATTGTTATTAAATTTATTCTCTTTATTACTTTCATTTTTCTGCATTCGTCGCTATAAAATACGGCGTTTAGCTTCCATTTTTAGTTCAATAGGATTGCTACTATGTGCATGGGTACTAGTGAATATCCCACTAACTCAAATGCAGATGGATAAAGCAATGAAGCAAGGTTTGGGAACAGATTATCTAGAGAAAATTCCAGTCCAAGTAAGGGCTAAAATGCAAACCCATCCCTTTGATTTAGTTAATTCTTTTCGGGGTATTGCATTAGGTAAAATCCGTTATCAAAAAGATATTCTTTTTGCCTCTCCTGTGGGAGTACCTTTAAAAATGGAAGTTTACCAACCCCCACAGGTAGGGAAATATCCAGCAGTGATAGTGATTTATGGTGGAGCTTGGCAATATGGAAACCCTCATGCCAATTCTGAGTTTAATCAATATATCGCTCATCAGGGATATACAGTATTTGCGATCGACTATCGACACGCACCTAAATATCAGTTTCCAGCCCAGTTAGATGACGTGCGTACAGCCTTAAATTTTATTCGCAAAAATGCAGCAAGTTATGAAGCCGATCCAGAACGTATCGTACTTATAGGACGTTCTGCGGGAGCCCATCTAGCAATGCTAGCAGCTTATCAACCAGATGCACCACCTATTCGTGCTGTAGTGAACTATTACGGCCCTGTTAACTTACCTGGAGGATACAAAACACCGCCATTTCCCGATCCTATCAACACCCGCGCTGTTTTAAAAGCATTTCTCGGTGGTTCATTAGAAGAATTGCCTAATCAATATCAAATTGCTTCACCCATAAATTACTTAACGCACCCTTTACCACCAACCTTATTAATTTACGGCAGTCGTGACCATTTGGTAGAAGCGCGATTTGGCAGACAGATGTATGAACGTTTGCATGACTCTGGCAATACTGCGGTTTTTATACAAATTCCTTGGGCTGAACACGCTTTTGATGCCGTTTTTAATGGTGTGAGCAATCAATTAGCGTTGTATCATACCGAGAGGTTTTTGGCTTGGGCGTTGTTTAAGCAATAA
- a CDS encoding biotin carboxylase — translation MRLRSLTVVFISCIIALLSWVITPPAIALTQIKLFDVSYKDCPPELAQGAVISSGSAAANCFIVIGKAENGTNKTVYDADIFGRIYDANNDSVMQNRTRLGSITEVPPGISDFQLRITVPANQPTPLKLKQFKAAGFSGQVRR, via the coding sequence ATGCGGTTGCGGTCACTCACGGTCGTTTTTATTTCCTGTATCATCGCCTTGCTATCGTGGGTGATTACTCCCCCTGCTATAGCTTTGACACAGATTAAATTATTTGATGTTTCTTATAAAGATTGTCCACCAGAACTGGCACAAGGGGCTGTTATCAGTAGTGGTAGTGCGGCTGCCAATTGTTTTATTGTCATTGGCAAAGCAGAAAATGGCACTAATAAAACAGTGTACGACGCAGATATTTTTGGACGCATCTATGATGCCAATAATGACTCAGTAATGCAAAACCGCACTCGATTAGGTTCTATTACTGAAGTACCGCCAGGGATTAGCGATTTTCAACTGAGAATTACTGTACCGGCAAATCAACCTACTCCGTTGAAGCTGAAGCAGTTTAAGGCTGCTGGATTTAGTGGTCAAGTGCGTAGGTAA
- a CDS encoding shikimate dehydrogenase, producing MTNEKLITGRTKLLGVIGHPVEHSLSPVMHNAALAKLVVDIAQLKLDYVYLPFPIAPENLEIAIAGFAAIGVVGFSVTIPHKQAIMPLLSEITPLAQTIGAVNTVSRQKNQWVGTNTDIEGFIAPLQTTYKQDWSQKVAVILGNGGAARAVVAGCQQLGFAKIHVVGRNVQRLQEFRDSWRNSLISENLQVHQWEELSKLIPQANLLVNTTPIGMYPKVDESPLSREEIANLPTGAIAYDLIYIPKPTQFLEQAEKQGAIAIDGLEMLVQQGVAALKIWLQQENLPVEVMRQALLNHLGLGK from the coding sequence ATGACAAATGAAAAATTGATTACAGGCAGAACTAAACTACTAGGGGTAATTGGACATCCGGTAGAGCATTCGTTATCGCCAGTGATGCATAATGCTGCGTTAGCGAAGCTCGTCGTAGATATCGCACAACTAAAATTAGATTATGTTTATCTTCCCTTCCCTATAGCTCCAGAGAATTTAGAAATAGCGATCGCAGGCTTTGCCGCTATTGGTGTTGTCGGCTTTAGTGTTACAATCCCCCACAAACAGGCAATCATGCCTCTCCTCTCAGAAATTACCCCTCTGGCCCAAACTATCGGTGCTGTAAATACTGTTAGTCGCCAAAAAAATCAATGGGTGGGGACAAACACGGATATAGAAGGATTTATCGCTCCTTTGCAGACAACCTATAAGCAAGATTGGAGTCAGAAGGTAGCGGTAATTTTAGGTAATGGCGGCGCAGCCAGGGCAGTTGTAGCAGGTTGTCAGCAACTAGGTTTTGCCAAAATTCACGTTGTTGGCCGGAATGTGCAGAGATTACAAGAATTCCGCGATAGTTGGAGGAATTCACTTATAAGTGAAAATTTGCAAGTTCACCAATGGGAGGAACTTTCAAAGCTGATTCCCCAAGCTAATCTGTTGGTAAACACAACCCCCATAGGGATGTATCCCAAGGTTGACGAGTCACCTTTGAGTCGAGAGGAAATAGCGAATTTACCAACAGGTGCGATCGCTTACGATTTAATATATATCCCTAAACCGACGCAATTTCTAGAGCAAGCTGAAAAACAAGGTGCAATTGCGATCGATGGCTTAGAAATGCTAGTCCAGCAAGGGGTAGCAGCATTAAAAATTTGGTTACAGCAGGAAAATTTACCTGTAGAAGTAATGCGCCAAGCTTTATTAAATCACCTGGGTTTAGGGAAATAA
- a CDS encoding DUF2330 domain-containing protein, with amino-acid sequence MKFFRILTPLLLAIIAVFCFAPAAWAFCGFYVAKADTKLYNKASQVVIARDGDRTVLTMANDFQGEVKDFAMVVPVPTVVQKEQVRVSEPKIIERLDAFSAPRLVEYFDPDPCAPVYPQELSAAPAPAARMEAGNARDDRSLGVTVEARFNVGEYDIVILSAKESGGLETWLQRNGYKIPRGAKQLLKPYIRSSMKFFVAKVNLNKFEKSGYQFLRPLQISYESPKFTLPIRLGMINATTEQDLIVYILSPQGQAEITNYRTVKIPSDTNVPLFVKDEFGDFYKSMFQTAYTKEDKKVGFLEYAWNMGSCDPCSAEPLTPDELKQAGVFWLDDNSPSDVPVSPRFRRPFPNSNVFISRLHVRYTRDKFPEDLIFQQTANSEFFQGRYVLQHPFQGELKCQAGREYKRSLPKRFEQEAQTLAKLTNWKIQDIRNKMKLSVGNLTYSWWENLFSWLGLY; translated from the coding sequence ATGAAGTTTTTTCGAATTTTAACGCCATTATTGTTGGCAATCATAGCTGTTTTCTGCTTTGCACCAGCAGCTTGGGCATTTTGTGGATTTTATGTAGCTAAAGCTGATACAAAACTGTATAACAAAGCTTCTCAGGTGGTAATAGCACGGGATGGCGATCGCACCGTCCTAACAATGGCAAACGATTTTCAAGGCGAAGTTAAAGATTTTGCGATGGTAGTACCAGTGCCAACAGTGGTACAAAAAGAGCAAGTTCGCGTCAGTGAACCCAAGATTATCGAACGCCTAGATGCTTTTAGTGCGCCGCGATTGGTAGAATATTTCGATCCAGATCCTTGTGCCCCAGTTTACCCTCAAGAGTTATCAGCAGCACCAGCGCCAGCAGCAAGAATGGAGGCGGGGAATGCAAGGGACGATCGCAGTTTGGGTGTAACAGTCGAAGCACGTTTCAATGTCGGCGAATACGACATCGTGATCCTTAGTGCTAAAGAATCTGGCGGACTAGAAACTTGGCTCCAACGCAATGGTTACAAAATTCCTAGAGGTGCGAAACAGTTACTAAAACCCTATATCCGCTCCTCAATGAAATTCTTTGTTGCCAAAGTCAACTTAAATAAATTCGAGAAATCTGGCTACCAGTTCCTTCGTCCGCTACAAATTTCCTACGAGTCTCCTAAGTTCACGCTGCCAATTCGTTTGGGCATGATTAATGCCACGACAGAGCAGGATTTGATTGTCTACATCCTCTCGCCCCAAGGACAGGCAGAAATAACTAACTATCGGACGGTGAAAATCCCCTCCGACACAAACGTTCCTTTGTTTGTCAAAGATGAATTTGGTGACTTCTACAAATCAATGTTTCAAACTGCCTACACCAAAGAAGACAAGAAAGTAGGTTTTTTAGAATACGCTTGGAATATGGGTAGTTGCGATCCTTGTTCTGCCGAGCCTCTAACCCCAGATGAGCTTAAGCAAGCAGGCGTATTTTGGCTAGATGATAATTCTCCAAGTGATGTGCCAGTATCCCCACGCTTTCGTCGTCCCTTTCCAAACAGTAACGTCTTCATCTCCCGGTTGCATGTCCGCTACACCCGCGACAAATTCCCTGAAGACTTGATATTCCAACAAACTGCTAACAGTGAATTTTTCCAAGGGCGTTATGTTTTACAACATCCGTTCCAAGGAGAACTCAAATGTCAGGCGGGTAGAGAATATAAACGGTCTTTGCCCAAACGTTTTGAACAAGAGGCGCAAACTCTGGCTAAACTCACAAACTGGAAGATCCAAGACATTCGCAACAAGATGAAACTGAGTGTTGGTAATCTGACATATTCTTGGTGGGAAAATTTATTTTCTTGGCTGGGATTATATTGA
- a CDS encoding IS630 family transposase yields MKAYSLDLRQKIVDAYACGDISQRKLAKNFGVTLSFVQNLLKRHRELGMIGPKVRTEQTATKLNAEQLEILRQLVIAQPDATLSELRERLYEKTEVLIGVATVNRMVRWKLHLNLKKKSLHLTKKGSDEVQLARFEYWKLLRGIPVEELIFLDESGVNLSFIRKCARALPGLRAYAQKPNRKGKNVSVIGAISLKGLLTQWSGLGSIDALTFDAFIAQKLVPKLWPGAVVIMDNCSIHKSDELEALLIAAGAHLIYLPPYSPDFSPIENCWSKIKNILRRIGARTYPDLLQALDTAFAEVTIENLLGWFTHCCYCTSQD; encoded by the coding sequence ATGAAAGCCTACTCTCTCGACTTGCGTCAAAAAATAGTTGATGCTTATGCCTGCGGTGACATTTCCCAACGAAAACTGGCTAAAAACTTTGGTGTCACCTTAAGTTTTGTGCAAAATTTACTCAAACGCCATCGAGAATTGGGGATGATAGGCCCCAAGGTGCGGACTGAGCAGACAGCAACAAAGTTGAATGCTGAACAGTTAGAAATCCTGCGCCAACTCGTCATAGCACAGCCCGATGCGACGTTAAGCGAATTGCGGGAACGACTTTACGAGAAAACAGAGGTCTTAATTGGGGTAGCTACGGTGAATCGGATGGTTCGCTGGAAACTTCACCTCAACCTCAAAAAAAAAAGTCTCCACCTCACAAAAAAAGGTAGTGATGAAGTCCAACTAGCCCGATTTGAGTACTGGAAACTCTTGAGGGGGATACCCGTCGAAGAGCTGATTTTCTTAGATGAATCGGGAGTTAATCTGTCCTTCATCCGCAAATGTGCCCGCGCCTTGCCTGGCCTTCGGGCCTATGCTCAAAAGCCCAACCGCAAAGGGAAAAATGTCTCGGTAATTGGTGCAATTAGCTTGAAAGGACTGCTCACCCAATGGAGTGGCTTAGGTTCTATCGATGCTTTGACTTTTGATGCCTTCATCGCCCAAAAGCTCGTACCCAAACTTTGGCCTGGTGCAGTGGTGATCATGGATAACTGCTCAATCCATAAAAGTGATGAACTTGAAGCTTTGCTCATCGCTGCTGGCGCTCATCTCATTTATCTCCCCCCCTATTCTCCCGATTTTTCACCGATTGAGAATTGTTGGTCCAAGATTAAGAACATTCTCCGTCGCATCGGTGCAAGGACATACCCTGATTTACTCCAGGCATTAGATACGGCATTCGCAGAAGTGACAATAGAGAATTTGCTGGGTTGGTTTACTCACTGCTGCTACTGTACCTCACAAGACTGA
- a CDS encoding lmo0937 family membrane protein yields MSLELWNTQLNSDSLLLNSVSINAFGLFLKKDDLNFQTYLRTNRIKLNLNDKICEQVKIILVKVNKYMLGILWGIVVVLIAFWALGLALHIAGNLIHAVLLIAIALAIYNFFKARDV; encoded by the coding sequence TTGAGCCTTGAGCTATGGAATACCCAACTGAATTCTGACTCCTTACTCCTGAATTCTGTTTCGATAAATGCTTTCGGATTATTTCTTAAGAAGGATGATTTAAATTTTCAAACCTATCTCAGGACAAATAGAATAAAACTCAACTTAAACGATAAAATATGTGAGCAAGTAAAAATCATTTTAGTAAAAGTAAATAAATATATGTTAGGTATCCTTTGGGGTATTGTTGTTGTACTGATTGCTTTTTGGGCATTGGGATTAGCACTTCATATTGCTGGGAATTTAATTCATGCAGTGTTACTTATAGCCATAGCACTTGCCATTTACAATTTTTTCAAAGCCCGTGATGTGTAA
- a CDS encoding NACHT domain-containing NTPase, with the protein MQPIFEMEAASISQESRTAIQLQIAETLRRVEVTSELLTNLSLNVKSLTTHLGNADPEACKLFGRNETALYERMLEEVSRGIIEVAPQLEGFTLAATTESLQRLEKIIEHLQTSQEQSQRDKNEFERKYREVIIRQLDRMEMFGLPRMDTLTARQSLSIAYVTLSATPHGREEQNQQAEIISRKLTEEIAVHAQQHEKITSLRTSPVDETLANCRRIVIRGGAGAGKSTLLQWLAVRAAKQDFPPALESWNRLIPFFIRLRSLVDKGFPTPEEFPKLIARNIAETMPKGWVHQCLEAGYALVLIDGVDELPRNQRQDFFDALAGLVADFPYARYVVTSRPAGLKDGQGEKWQDWETWTEQAQFLNLSLQSMSPTDIEQFITQWHEALAAACRPEDEQINLQSRATDLKRLLRQRPELRRLATTPLLCAMICALYRERGENLPTERIKLYQECIDMLLNSRDRGRKIKLDLDESYPGGLSDSQKMALIQSFAYWMMENNYSDVEIDRVDAHFTRRLPGMTLPKEVTGKQIRALFVERVALLREPSVGKIDFAHRTFQEFLAAQAALNEDSINVLLQHAYNDQWREAIIVAAGLGRPRERKELLERLLHKGNEMPDKRNYLHLLAVACLETTVEVDPQIRAEVLKQAEALLPPKDDDEVIMVARAGDAIAPLLAPKPNYSEEETVRCIEALAKIGSSAAMEILTDYAKDTRYELSRELGKAWDAFDRDAYAQKVLSHSNKVYVPTLVSLEGFKHLKHINELTIQKLSLKDLSPLQKLTSLTKLRILETDEIYDLSPLAELSKLTHLSLGTAFRQEDIKCDINIAVISLLQYSRREQFY; encoded by the coding sequence ATGCAGCCCATTTTCGAGATGGAAGCTGCAAGCATCAGCCAAGAAAGCCGCACGGCGATTCAACTTCAAATTGCGGAAACATTGCGTCGCGTTGAGGTAACGAGTGAGTTGCTGACAAATTTAAGTTTGAATGTAAAATCCTTAACGACACATCTTGGTAATGCTGATCCAGAGGCTTGCAAACTCTTTGGTCGCAATGAAACTGCTCTCTATGAGCGGATGTTAGAAGAAGTAAGCAGAGGCATAATCGAAGTAGCACCACAATTGGAAGGTTTTACACTTGCTGCGACTACAGAGAGTTTGCAGCGACTAGAAAAAATTATTGAGCATCTCCAGACATCGCAAGAACAGTCTCAACGAGACAAAAATGAGTTTGAGAGGAAATATCGAGAAGTCATCATCCGCCAACTAGATCGGATGGAGATGTTTGGTTTGCCGCGAATGGATACCCTCACTGCTCGACAAAGCCTCAGCATAGCCTACGTTACCTTGTCAGCAACACCGCATGGGCGAGAGGAGCAAAATCAACAGGCAGAAATTATCAGTAGAAAGCTAACGGAAGAAATAGCAGTTCACGCTCAACAGCATGAGAAAATAACCAGTTTACGCACATCTCCAGTAGACGAAACACTTGCTAACTGCCGACGGATAGTGATTCGGGGTGGGGCTGGTGCTGGTAAAAGTACACTTCTCCAGTGGCTAGCTGTGCGTGCTGCCAAACAAGATTTTCCACCCGCATTAGAGTCTTGGAATCGACTGATACCATTTTTTATTCGGCTAAGGTCTTTGGTAGATAAAGGTTTCCCCACACCAGAAGAGTTCCCAAAACTCATTGCTCGTAACATTGCCGAAACTATGCCCAAGGGGTGGGTACATCAATGCCTTGAGGCAGGATATGCATTGGTATTGATTGATGGGGTGGATGAACTACCACGAAACCAGCGTCAAGATTTTTTTGATGCCCTTGCTGGCTTGGTGGCAGACTTTCCCTATGCGCGTTACGTTGTCACATCACGTCCTGCTGGGCTAAAGGATGGTCAAGGGGAAAAATGGCAGGACTGGGAAACTTGGACGGAGCAAGCACAATTTCTCAATCTGTCACTACAGTCCATGAGTCCTACTGATATCGAGCAGTTTATTACTCAGTGGCATGAGGCTCTAGCAGCTGCTTGTCGTCCAGAAGATGAACAGATTAATTTGCAGAGTAGGGCAACCGACCTAAAACGTCTATTGCGTCAACGTCCTGAGTTGCGACGACTGGCAACCACACCATTGTTGTGTGCGATGATTTGTGCGCTATATCGAGAGCGTGGTGAAAATCTGCCTACAGAACGTATCAAGCTTTACCAAGAGTGTATTGATATGCTGTTGAACAGCCGCGATCGCGGACGTAAAATCAAACTCGACCTTGACGAGTCTTACCCAGGTGGTCTATCCGACAGTCAGAAAATGGCTTTAATCCAATCCTTTGCTTATTGGATGATGGAAAATAATTATTCTGACGTTGAAATAGACCGAGTTGATGCACACTTCACCCGCCGTCTGCCAGGGATGACCCTTCCCAAAGAAGTTACTGGGAAACAGATACGCGCTCTATTTGTGGAAAGAGTAGCACTTTTGCGTGAACCATCTGTTGGGAAAATTGATTTTGCACACCGCACCTTTCAAGAGTTTCTTGCAGCACAGGCAGCACTTAATGAAGATAGTATTAATGTACTCCTGCAACATGCTTACAACGATCAATGGCGGGAAGCAATTATTGTTGCTGCGGGTCTAGGTCGCCCCAGAGAGCGTAAAGAACTGCTTGAAAGGCTGCTTCATAAGGGTAACGAAATGCCAGATAAACGCAATTATTTGCATTTGCTGGCGGTGGCATGTTTGGAAACAACCGTAGAAGTTGATCCTCAGATACGTGCTGAAGTCCTTAAACAAGCTGAAGCTTTGTTGCCTCCCAAAGATGATGACGAAGTGATAATGGTTGCCAGGGCTGGGGATGCGATCGCACCTTTGCTTGCTCCTAAGCCAAACTATTCTGAGGAGGAAACTGTTCGGTGTATAGAGGCATTAGCCAAGATTGGTAGTTCTGCTGCTATGGAAATTTTGACTGATTATGCAAAAGATACTCGTTATGAGTTAAGTAGAGAATTAGGTAAAGCTTGGGATGCTTTTGACCGTGATGCTTATGCTCAGAAGGTACTGTCTCATAGTAACAAAGTATATGTCCCTACTCTGGTTTCATTGGAAGGATTTAAGCATCTTAAGCATATTAACGAGTTAACTATACAAAAGCTATCTTTAAAAGATTTGAGTCCACTGCAAAAGCTTACGAGCCTTACTAAATTAAGAATATTGGAAACAGATGAAATCTATGATTTAAGCCCATTAGCAGAGCTTTCCAAGCTGACTCACTTATCTTTAGGTACAGCTTTTCGCCAAGAAGATATTAAGTGTGATATAAATATAGCGGTTATCAGTCTACTTCAGTACAGTAGGAGAGAGCAATTCTACTGA
- a CDS encoding alpha/beta fold hydrolase, protein MQATTAPSTTPIPGKYWQWRGHNVYYVRAGEKQAQRPPLLLIHGFGASTDHWRKNITGLCQDFEVFAIDLLGFGRSAKPKLQYSGDLWRDQLHDFISEVIGQKAVLAGNSLGGYAGLCVAAQRPDSAAGLVLLNSAGPFSERQPTSEPEALQSEIQAPKQSANLQKLLGDGTKWIFQQPLAQFLLFQYVRQRWVIRQTLEKVYLDKSAITDQLIEEISRPAYDPGALDVFVSVFSTPQGEKVDVLLKQLTCPLLMLWGEADPWMNARERSQKFRQYYPELREHFLTAGHCPHDEVPDRVNQLLGDWVLSIKN, encoded by the coding sequence ATGCAGGCAACTACAGCCCCCTCTACAACCCCAATTCCTGGTAAATATTGGCAGTGGCGCGGGCACAACGTTTACTATGTGCGTGCGGGAGAGAAGCAAGCGCAACGCCCGCCGTTGCTTTTGATACATGGATTTGGTGCTTCCACAGACCACTGGCGCAAGAATATCACAGGATTGTGTCAAGATTTTGAAGTATTTGCGATCGATCTTTTAGGATTTGGGCGATCGGCAAAACCAAAATTGCAGTACAGTGGCGACTTGTGGCGCGACCAACTCCATGATTTTATCAGTGAAGTAATTGGTCAAAAAGCAGTATTAGCGGGTAATTCTCTTGGTGGCTACGCTGGCTTGTGTGTTGCAGCACAGCGTCCTGACAGTGCTGCTGGTTTAGTTTTGCTCAACAGCGCCGGGCCTTTTAGCGAAAGGCAGCCTACATCTGAACCTGAAGCTTTACAATCAGAAATTCAGGCTCCCAAACAATCGGCTAATTTGCAAAAACTTCTTGGTGACGGCACTAAGTGGATTTTTCAACAACCTTTAGCCCAGTTTTTGTTATTTCAGTACGTGCGACAACGTTGGGTAATTCGCCAAACTCTAGAAAAAGTTTATCTTGACAAGAGTGCCATTACAGACCAATTAATAGAAGAAATTTCTCGCCCTGCTTACGATCCTGGTGCGTTGGATGTGTTTGTTTCAGTCTTTAGCACTCCTCAAGGGGAAAAAGTTGATGTGCTACTAAAGCAATTAACTTGTCCTCTATTAATGTTGTGGGGAGAAGCTGACCCTTGGATGAATGCTAGAGAACGTTCTCAAAAATTTCGTCAATATTATCCTGAACTCAGGGAACACTTTTTAACAGCCGGTCATTGTCCCCATGATGAAGTACCGGATAGAGTAAATCAACTTTTAGGGGATTGGGTTTTATCTATCAAGAATTAA